A window of [Ruminococcus] lactaris ATCC 29176 genomic DNA:
ACCTGCTGCTGATCGTTACAGCAGCTTTTGGTTTTATGAGAGGACCGAAGGAGGGAATGTGGATCGGACTGGCAGCGGGGCTGTTACTGGATGTTCAGTGTGGAGATATCATTGGATTTTACGGCTTGATCTATCTGCTGGTGGGAGCATTGAATGGCCTGTTTGAGCAGCTTTTCTTTGATGAGGATATCAAACTTCCGCTGTTCCTGATCACACTGAGTGAGTTTCTGTATGGGATCGTGATCTATTTTCTGATGTTCCTTCTGAAAAGTGATTTTAAGTTCCCGTATTATCTGGGCAGGATCATTGTGCCGGAACTGATCTATACGATCATGGTTACGCTGATCGTGTATCCGCTGATCCTGTGGGTAAATCATAAACTGGAAGCTGAAGAGAAAAGGAGTGCAAGTAAATTTGTTTAGAAATATTTGGGACAGGATTAAAGAGGCGGGGGCGTATCTTTTAAATTCCAGACTGGTCATGCTGATCCTGGTATTCTGCTTGAGTTCCTCAATTCTGATCGGCAGACTTTTCTATCTGCAGATCGTGAAGGGGGAGGATTATCTGCAGAACTATGAGCTGTCTATCCGACGTACAAGCACGATCCAGGGAACAAGAGGAAATATTTATGACCGGAACGGGGAACTGCTGGCATATAACAAGCTCGCATATTCGGTGACGATCAATCTTTCCACGGTAGAGAATGCGATTACGACAACAAGGCGTGCCGAGAAGAATCAGGAGATCAACCGAATCCTGGATAAAGTTCTGTCGATTGTTGAAGAGCATGGAGATTCGGTGATTTCCAGTTTCGGGATCGTACTGGATTCGGCAGGGGAATATCAGTTTACACAGACCAGTGAGACACAGAGACTGCGTTTTATTGCGGATGTATATGGAAAAGCGAAGATCGATCAGCTGACAAAGAAGCAGAAAAATCAGACGGCAGCGGATGTGATCCATTATCTCTGTTCAGATGAGCGGTATGGATATGGACTGGATGAATCCAGCCTGGATGCGGCTTATATCTTAAAGATGATCAATATGCGGTATGCAATGAACCTGAACAGTTTTCAGCAGTACATTGATACAACGCTGGCATCGGATGTCAGTGACGAAACTGCGGCTGCAATCATGGAGAACAAGGATATCCTGACCGGAATCGATATTACGGAAGATTCAGTCAGAAAATATACGGATGCAGAGTATTTTGCATCAATCATCGGTTATACAGGGCAGATTTCCCAGGAGGAGTATGATGCTCTTTCAGAGGATGATAAAAAGAGATATTCTCTTTCGGATACTGTAGGAAAGGCAGGACTGGAGCAGACATTTGACAGTGTGCTGCAGGGTACAAAAGGAAAAACGACCGTCTATGTTGATAATCTCGGACGTGTGACGGATACTGTGAGCAGAAAAGAACCGGAGGCAGGAAATGATGTTTATCTGACGATTGATAAGAATCTGCAGGAAAATACTTATAAGCTGTTGGAAGAAAAAGTGGCGGGAATCGTTCTTGCCAAACTTCAGAATGTCCTGACCTATGATCCATCCAATGTCAGTGATTCCAAAAATCTGATCATTCCGGTTGGGGATGCATATTATAATCTGATCGGGAACAGTATTATTGATACAGGACATTTTGTGAAAGATGATGCAAAGACAGCAGAAAAGGCGGTTTACAGTATATTTCAGCCGAAACGGGAAGAAGCGGTCGCAGCGATCATAGCCCAGATGCAGAACAAAGATGCAGCGGCATACAAAGATCTGGATGATGAAATGAAGGGCTATATGGACTATGTCTGTGATACGGTGCTTACAAAAAATACAGGCATCCTTAATTCAGATCTGATCGATAAAAATGATGATACTTATATTTCATGGGCAAAAGATGAAGTAATCAGTCTTTACACGTATCTGAATTATGCAATTTCAAAGAACTGGATCGATACGACAAAGCTGGGAGAAAATTCTTATTCGAGTTCAGAGGAGATTTATCAGGAGATTTTGAACTATCTGCAGGATTATTTGAAAAATGACAGCAGTTTCGACAAACTTCTCTATGAAAATCTTATAAAATCAGGAAGTGTTACAGGAAATCAGGTTTGTGCGATCCTTTACGAACAGGGGGTACTTCCGATGGATGAGTCTGCATATAACGGTCTTTTAAGCGGCAGTATCGGTGCTTTTTCCTGGCTGACAGGAAAGATTCAGAATCTGGAGATCACACCGGGGCAATTGGCTCTGGAGCCGTGTTCTGCAGGGGCAGTCGTTACCGATCCGAAGACCGGAAAAGTGCTGGCATGTGTTTCTTATCCGGGATATGATAATAACCGGTTATCCAATGTGATGGATACAGATTATTATGTACAGTTAAGTACCGGGCTTTCACGTACTTTCTACAACAGGGCAACGCAGGAAAAGACAGCACCCGGATCAACCTATAAGATGATGTCTTCCGTAGCAGGTCTGACAGAAGGTGTGATCGGTGGTGGAACGTATCTGCCATGTACGGGTGAATTTGACAAGATCACGCCGAGTCCGAAATGCTGGATCTATCCAAGTGCCCACGGCAGTCTGAATGTAGTGGGAGCAATTCAGCATTCCTGTAATGATTTCTTCTATGAAGTGGGTTACAGACTCGGACAGGACGAAAATGGGAATTATGATAGCAGTGTCGGACTGGAAAAACTTGAAAAATACGCAAGCATGTTCGGACTGGATGAGACTTCAGGGGTGGAAATCCCGGAGTCCGATCCACAGATATCTGATACAGATGCAGTTCGTTCTGCAATCGGACAGGGTACGAACAACTACACAGTAAGCCAGCTTAACCGTTATGTGACGGCTGTAGCAAACCGGGGAACCGTATATAAGCTCTCTCTGGTAGGAAAGACGACAGATGCTGATGGAAAGCTGATCAAAGAGTATGAACCGGAAGTCGTAAACCAGATGGATGAAGTAAGCTCCTCCACATGGGATCTGGTTCATAACGGTATGGAAAGCATGGTGAAAAATTCATCGGTATTTTCAAAAATGGAGATTGCGATGGGAGGAAAGACCGGTACTGCACAGCAGAGTAAAGTGCATCCGGATCACGTTCTGTTTGCAGGATATGCACCTGCGGATGATCCTCAGATCGCGATCACAGTCCGTATTGCCAATGGATACAGTTCCAATTATGCGGCAGAAATCGGACGGGATATCACAAAAGTATACTTTGATGCCAATGCAGCGAAAGATCTGATTACAGGAAAAGCATCATCACTTGGAAAGGCTGGTTCAGGAGATTAAGAGCAGGGGGATTTTAGTATGGACAGGCTGGTGACGATAAAAAGCAATCGATACGGGATGGAACTCCGCATGAACCCGGATGTTCCTTTTGAGGAGATACAGAAGGCGGTAGTCGAAAAATTCACAGATGCGGCAGGATTTTTTAAAAATGCCCGGATGGCGATCAGCTTTACGGGAAGGACTCTGACTGCCACTGAGGAAGAAATACTGATCCAGACGATTACGGAGACGACCGGCGTGGAGCTTCTCTGCATTATCGATCAGGATGAAAAGAAAGAACTGATGTACAGAAGCATAGTAGAACAGACGCTTTCCAATATACAGAAGCGGGAAGGTCAGTTCTATAAAGGGACGCTCAGAAAGCGTCAGGTACTGGAAAGTGAATCAAGTATCGTGATCCTGGGAGATGTAGAACCCGGAGCAAAAGTGGTCTCAAAGGGAAATATAGTCATTGTCGGAGATCTTTACGGATCTGTACACGCAGGAGCGTATGACAACAGAGATGCTTATATCGTCGCATTGTCCATGCAGCCGAAAAGACTTTGTATTGGAGATATTGAAGCAAAACGCCAGTTGATCTCGCAGGAAAGTCTGAACGTGAGAGGACCGAAGATTGCTGTAGTAGACGGGGGACGCATTTACTTAGATCCATTGACAGATTAAATGCTCATACAAAGAGGCAGGAGGAATATACAGCATGAGTGAAGTAATTGTTATTACATCAGGAAAAGGTGGAGTCGGCAAGACAACGACAACAGCTAATATTGGAATCGGACTGGCAAAACTGGGAAAGAAGGTGCTTGTGATCGATACGGATCTGGGACTTCGTAATCTGGATGTCGTTCTGGGACTGGAGAATCGCATTGTCTATAATCTGGTGGATGTGATCGAGGGAAAATGCAGACCCAAGCAGGCCATCATCAAGGATAAACGTTTTCAGGATCTGTATCTGCTGCCATCTGCACAGACAAAAGATAAATCCAGTGTATCACCGGAGCAGATGAAGAAGCTGACGGAAGATCTGAGAGAAGACTATGATTTTGTACTTCTGGACTGCCCGGCAGGGATTGAACAGGGGTTTCAGAATGCCATTGCAGGAGCTGATAAAGCAATCGTTGTGACAACACCGGAAGTATCCTCCATCCGCGATGCAGACAGGATCATCGGGCTGCTGGAGGCCTCCGGTATCCGGGATAACCAGCTTGTGATTAACAGACTGCGTGTGGACATGGTCAAAAAAGGAGATATGATGTCAGTGGAGGATGTGACGGAGATCCTTGCGATTGATCTTTTAGGAGTCATTCCGGATGACGAATCCGTGGTGATTGCAACCAATCAGGGAGAACCGGTCGTAGGCGAGGAAAGTCCGGCAGGAAAAGGATATGAGAATATCTGCCGCCGTCTGACAGGAGAGGAGATTCCGGTGACGGATTTTTCACGGCATAGCGGAA
This region includes:
- the mreD gene encoding rod shape-determining protein MreD, translated to MKMLKFKRFITTAVILLAAYLLQSTVFSHLELAGIKPNLLLIVTAAFGFMRGPKEGMWIGLAAGLLLDVQCGDIIGFYGLIYLLVGALNGLFEQLFFDEDIKLPLFLITLSEFLYGIVIYFLMFLLKSDFKFPYYLGRIIVPELIYTIMVTLIVYPLILWVNHKLEAEEKRSASKFV
- a CDS encoding penicillin-binding transpeptidase domain-containing protein, with translation MFRNIWDRIKEAGAYLLNSRLVMLILVFCLSSSILIGRLFYLQIVKGEDYLQNYELSIRRTSTIQGTRGNIYDRNGELLAYNKLAYSVTINLSTVENAITTTRRAEKNQEINRILDKVLSIVEEHGDSVISSFGIVLDSAGEYQFTQTSETQRLRFIADVYGKAKIDQLTKKQKNQTAADVIHYLCSDERYGYGLDESSLDAAYILKMINMRYAMNLNSFQQYIDTTLASDVSDETAAAIMENKDILTGIDITEDSVRKYTDAEYFASIIGYTGQISQEEYDALSEDDKKRYSLSDTVGKAGLEQTFDSVLQGTKGKTTVYVDNLGRVTDTVSRKEPEAGNDVYLTIDKNLQENTYKLLEEKVAGIVLAKLQNVLTYDPSNVSDSKNLIIPVGDAYYNLIGNSIIDTGHFVKDDAKTAEKAVYSIFQPKREEAVAAIIAQMQNKDAAAYKDLDDEMKGYMDYVCDTVLTKNTGILNSDLIDKNDDTYISWAKDEVISLYTYLNYAISKNWIDTTKLGENSYSSSEEIYQEILNYLQDYLKNDSSFDKLLYENLIKSGSVTGNQVCAILYEQGVLPMDESAYNGLLSGSIGAFSWLTGKIQNLEITPGQLALEPCSAGAVVTDPKTGKVLACVSYPGYDNNRLSNVMDTDYYVQLSTGLSRTFYNRATQEKTAPGSTYKMMSSVAGLTEGVIGGGTYLPCTGEFDKITPSPKCWIYPSAHGSLNVVGAIQHSCNDFFYEVGYRLGQDENGNYDSSVGLEKLEKYASMFGLDETSGVEIPESDPQISDTDAVRSAIGQGTNNYTVSQLNRYVTAVANRGTVYKLSLVGKTTDADGKLIKEYEPEVVNQMDEVSSSTWDLVHNGMESMVKNSSVFSKMEIAMGGKTGTAQQSKVHPDHVLFAGYAPADDPQIAITVRIANGYSSNYAAEIGRDITKVYFDANAAKDLITGKASSLGKAGSGD
- the minC gene encoding septum site-determining protein MinC; protein product: MDRLVTIKSNRYGMELRMNPDVPFEEIQKAVVEKFTDAAGFFKNARMAISFTGRTLTATEEEILIQTITETTGVELLCIIDQDEKKELMYRSIVEQTLSNIQKREGQFYKGTLRKRQVLESESSIVILGDVEPGAKVVSKGNIVIVGDLYGSVHAGAYDNRDAYIVALSMQPKRLCIGDIEAKRQLISQESLNVRGPKIAVVDGGRIYLDPLTD
- the minD gene encoding septum site-determining protein MinD, producing the protein MSEVIVITSGKGGVGKTTTTANIGIGLAKLGKKVLVIDTDLGLRNLDVVLGLENRIVYNLVDVIEGKCRPKQAIIKDKRFQDLYLLPSAQTKDKSSVSPEQMKKLTEDLREDYDFVLLDCPAGIEQGFQNAIAGADKAIVVTTPEVSSIRDADRIIGLLEASGIRDNQLVINRLRVDMVKKGDMMSVEDVTEILAIDLLGVIPDDESVVIATNQGEPVVGEESPAGKGYENICRRLTGEEIPVTDFSRHSGIRKKLSGLFHRR